One region of Esox lucius isolate fEsoLuc1 chromosome 17, fEsoLuc1.pri, whole genome shotgun sequence genomic DNA includes:
- the LOC117592965 gene encoding integumentary mucin C.1-like produces the protein MRRMSSSPVRFLDLLFTVTEDDLIRHLQSVGSQEVSCDYRVSSGPNSLSPRSDGYIITNLIASATLIPKTTLRPTTSSTTSLTPTATTSGSTTYLTPTATTSGSTTSLTPTATTSGSTTSLTPTATTSGSTTSLTHTATTSGVLATAISRPA, from the exons ATGAGAAGGATGTCATCATCTCCTGTGAGATTCCTGGACCTGCTG TTCACAGTGACTGAAGATGACCTGATCAGACATCTACAGTCAGTAGGGAGTCAGGAGGTGAGCTGTGACTACAGAGTGAGTTCAGGaccaaactctctctctccacgtaGTGACGGGTACATTATAACAA ATTTGATAGCTAGTGCTACTTTGATCCCCAAAACAACATTGAGACCAACTACCA GTTCAACCACTTCTTTGACCCCCACAGCAACAACATCAG GTTCAACCACTTATTTGACCCCCACGGCAACAACATCAG GTTCAACCACTTCTTTGACCCCCACGGCAACAACATCAG GTTCAACCACTTCTTTGACCCCCACAGCAACAACATCAG GTTCAACCACTTCTTTGACCCACACGGCAACAACATCAGGTGTGTTGGCTACTGCGATTTCTAGGCCAGCATAA